In Acipenser ruthenus chromosome 16, fAciRut3.2 maternal haplotype, whole genome shotgun sequence, the following proteins share a genomic window:
- the LOC117972020 gene encoding dynein axonemal heavy chain 12-like isoform X2 — MEPAPSGDEWDDDIANQYSIEESLQELHKRGGYRPAVKEEGQGESATDNEKVIAAIKAGDEDALCELTVHRHAFEEADKRGWLPIHEAAAQSNTNILKLTFQASSPSVCDPVTLRGETPLFLAVDRGLRDNATFLLLNNCSPNTKNLEEDSPIVAAVKNGSCELLSLLIRFGADVNQQGVHRRTALHEAARLGRRDTVDLLLRCGADPDPRSSYGLTPLALAAQCGHTDIVQALLQKGVSVESQALDSASILFEAAASGNPDTIALLLEYGADANVPKYSGHLPIHRAAYRGHLHALKLLIPVTERSAVKESGMSPLHSAAAGGHPQCLALLLQAGYDVNVMLDPHVRRGYDDLRKSALFFAVSNGDLACVQLLLEAGALPNQDPVNSLQVALRLGNHPLISLLLRHGANVNYYCRVNTTHYPSALQYALKDEVVLRMLLGYGYDVQRCFHCPYGDQAHLPADYEGWSSAVIKDTMFCEVITLNCLKDISGKVVRIMLDYVDHVPFCSKLKAVLIQQKQWPEIQQIQQSPRCLKHLCRLQIRGCLGRLRLRAPVFLTFLPLPNRLKDFLLYREYDVRREGPLQGSG, encoded by the exons GTGACGAGGACGCCCTGTGCGAGCTGACAGTTCACCGCCACGCGTTTGAGGAAGCGGACAAGCGTGGCTGGCTGCCGATCCACGAGGCTGCAGCCCAGAGCAACACCAACATCTTAAAACTCACCTTCCAAG CCTCCTCCCCCAGTGTGTGCGATCCGGTGACCCTGCGGGGAGAGACCCCCCTGTTCCTGGCTGTGGACCGCGGCCTGAGAGACAACGCCACCTTCCTGCTGCTTAATAACTGCAGCCCCAACACCAAGAACCTGGAGGAGGACTCCCCCATAGTGGCAG CTGTAAAGAACGGCTCCTGTGAGCTGCTCTCTCTGCTGATCCGCTTCGGCGCTGATGTGAACCAGCAGGGGGTGCACCGGCGCACAGCTCTGCACGAGGCGGCTCGGCTGGGCCGCAGGGACACTGTGGACCTGCTCCTCCGCTGCGGAGCTGACCCAGACCCCCGCAGCAGCTACGGGCTCACCCCCCTGGCACTGGCGGCACAGTGTGGGCACACAGACATCGTCCAAGCACTGCTGCAGAAAG GAGTCTCTGTTGAGTCCCAGGCTCTGGACTCTGCCTCCATCCTGTTTGAAGCAGCTGCCTCAGGGAACCCCGACACCATCGCTCTGCTGCTGGAGTACGGAGCCGACGCCAACGTGCCCAAATACTCGGGACACCTGCCCATCCACCGCGCGGCATACCGGGGGCACCTGCA CGCTCTGAAGCTGCTGATCCCAGTGACCGAGCGCTCGGCGGTGAAGGAGAGCGGCATGAGCCCCCTGCACTCTGCAGCCGCGGGGGGGCACCCGCAGTGCCTCGCCCTCCTCCTACAGGCCGGCTACGACGTCAACGTCATGCTGGACCCTCACGTGCGCCGCGGCTATGACGACCTCAGGAAGTCCGCTCTGTTCTTCGCTGTGTCCAACGGGGACCTGGCCTGCGTGCAGCTGCTGCTGGAGGCCGGCGCGCTGCCCAACCAGGACCCCGTCAACAGCCTGCAGGTGGCGCTGCGCCTGGGCAACCACCCGCTCATCAGCCTGCTGCTGCGCCACGGGGCCAACGTGAACTACTACTGCCGCGTGAACACCACGCACTACCCCTCCGCGCTGCAGTACGCGCTGAAGGACGAGGTGGTGCTCAGGATGCTGCTGGGGTACGGGTACGATGTGCAGCGCTGCTTCCACTGCCCGTATGGGGACCAGGCTCACCTGCCTGCAGACTACGAGGGCTGGAGCTCTGCCGTCATCAAGGACACCATG TTCTGTGAGGTAATCACACTGAACTGCCTGAAGGATATCTCGGGGAAGGTTGTGCGGATCATGCTGGATTACGTCGATCACGTTCCATTCTGCTCCAAACTCAAAGCTGTTCTGATTCAACAGAAACAGTGGCCAGAGATCCAACAGATACAGC AGAGCCCACGCTGTCTGAAGCACCTCTGTCGTCTGCAGATCCGCGGCTGTCTGGGTCGACTCCGCCTGCGCGCTCCAGTCTTCTTAACCTTCCTGCCACTTCCTAACCGGCTGAAAGACTTCCTGTTGTACCGGGAGTACGATGTGAGGAGAGAGGGCCCCCTGCAGGGCTCCGGCTGA
- the LOC117412282 gene encoding DCC-interacting protein 13-alpha: MPGIDKLPLEDALEDSPQTRSLLGVFEEDAAAISSYSQQLYQAMQRIYDAQNELSAATHLTSRLLKEYDNQRFPLGGDDEVMSATLQQFSKMIDEISSCHAVLSTQLADAMMFPITQFKERDLKEILTLKEVFQIASSDHDLAMNRYSRLSKRRDVEKVRLEVMEDVYTARKKQHQTTLHYFNALNTLQYKKKISLLEPLLGYIQAQSSFFKLGSENLTAHWEEFLSNIGTSVQNVRREMDSDVESMQQSIEDLKGACDPLYLPDPDPARIPINRNLSRKSGYLNCRNKTGLVSSSWERHFYFTQGGNLMSQARGEVAGGLVLDIDNCSVMAVDCEDRRYCFQITAFDGKKSAILQAESRKDCEEWIATINNISKQIYLSENPEETAARVNQSALDAVTPSPSFQQRHESLRPAAKSRPKASHTSSSDSASLSMLSLDSLVAPDTPIQFDIISPVSEEYAGQAKLPGQMGRTNPFGESGDGKPEETEDSILQQLYMVQFLGSMEVRSGESTDVIYETMRHILAARAIHNVFRMTESHLLVTCDCLKLIDPQTQVTRLRFPLSSVVLCASHQENKRLLGFVLQCSGSRAEGRPVSVCYVFESNNEGEKICDSVGLAKQIAFHSDMDRRATVKQKELDKEKERQQEEISKQKQIEKDLEEQSRLIAASSRPNQAGGEAQVLVLSNSQSEDSDTGEEGKKKGESEA, encoded by the exons ACGCGGTCCTTGCTGGGGGTGTTTGAAGAGGATGCGGCTGCTATCTCTAGCTATTCCCAGCAGCTGTACCAGGCCATGCAGAGGATCTACGATGCACAG AACGAGCTGAGTGCAGCCACACACCTGACCTCCAGGCTTCTGAAGGAATACGACAATCAG CGCTTCCCTCTAGGTGGCGATGATGAGGTTATGAGCGCCACTCTGCAGCAGTTTTCCAAAATGATCGATGag ATCAGCTCGTGTCACGCCGTCCTGTCCACGCAGTTGGCGGATGCCATGATGTTTCCCATCACTCAGTTCAAGGAGCGTGATTTAAAAG AAATCCTGACGCTGAAAGAAGTGTTCCAGATTGCGAGCAGCG atcatGACTTGGCGATGAACCGGTACAGCAGACTGTCGAAGCGAAGGGACGTTGAAAAG GTGAGGCTGGAGGTGATGGAGGATGTGTACACAGCCAGGAAGAAGCAGCACCAGACCACGTTGCACTACTTCAACGCCCTCAACACCCTGCAGTACAAGAAGAAGATCAGTCTACTGGAGCCGCTGCTGGGGTACATCCAGGCACAG agcagtttcttCAAGCTGGGCTCAGAGAATCTGACAGCGCACTGGGAGGAATTCCTGTCCAACATCGGGACCAGCGTTCAGAA TGTGCGTAGGGAGATGGACTCGGATGTGGAATCCATGCAGCAGTCGATCGAGGACCTGAAGGGGGCCTGTGACCCCCTGTACCTGCCAGACCCCGATCCAGCCAGGATCCCCATCAATAGGAACCTGAGCAGGAAATCAGGCTACCTGAACTGCAGGAA TAAGACCGGCCTAGTGTCCTCATCCTGGGAGCGGCATTTCTACTTCACCCAGGGGGGGAATCTGATGAGCCAGGCGCGTGGGGAAGTGGCTGGAGGGCTGGTCCTGGATATCGATAACTGCTCCGTCATGGCCGTCGACTGCGAGGACCGCCGCTACTGCTTCCAGATCACTGCCTTCGACGGAAAAAA GTCTGCAATTCTTCAAGCTGAAAGCAGAAAGGACTGTGAAGAG TGGATTGCAACGATTAATAACATCTCTAAACAAATCTACCTGAGTGAAAACCCAGAG GAGACCGCTGCTCGAGTGAACCAGTCTGCACTGGACGCTGTGACCCCTTCCCCATCCTTCCAGCAGAGACACGAGAGCCTGCGGCCAGCAGC TAAGAGCCGCCCCAAGGCCTCACACACCAGCAGCTCCgactctgcctccctctccaTGCTGTCCCTCGATTCGCTCGTTGCCCCGGACACGCCCATTCAGTTTGACATCATCTCCCCTGTGAGCGAGGAGTACGCAGGGCAGGCCAAGCTGCCTGGGCAGATGGGCAG GACAAACCCGTTTGGGGAATCAGGGGACGGGAAGCCTGAAGAGACTGAAG ACTCCATCCTGCAGCAGCTGTACATGGTGCAGTTCCTGGGCTCCATGGAGGTGAGGTCAGGGGAGAGTACCGATGTGATCTACGAGACCATGCGGCACATCCTGGCTGCGCGCGCCATCCACAACGTCTTCCGCATGACCGAGTCCCACCTGCTCGTCACCTGTGACTGCCTCAA GCTGATCGACCCGCAGACTCAGGTCACCAGGCTGAGG TTTCCTCTCTCCAGCGTGGTTCTGTGCGCCTCTCACCAGGAGAACAAGCGCCTCTTGGGTTTCGTGCTGCAGTGCTCAGGGAGCCGAGCGGAGGGCAGGCCAGTGTCTGTGTGCTACGTGTTCGAGTCCAACAACGAGGGAGAGAAG ATCTGTGATAGTGTCGGGCTGGCGAAGCAGATCGCCTTCCATTCAGACATG GATCGCAGAGCGACAGTGAAGCAGAAGGAGCTGGACAAGGAGAAGGAGAGGCAGCAGGAGGAGATCAGCAAACAAAAACAGATTGAGAAG GACTTGGAGGAGCAGAGCCGCTTGATAGCAGCGTCCAGTCGCCCAAACCAGGCCGGGGGCGAGGCGCAGGTATTGGTTCTCAGCAACAGCCAATCAGAAGACAGCGATACGGGAGAGGAGGGCAAGAAGAAGGGTGAATCAGAGGCCTGA
- the LOC117972020 gene encoding dynein axonemal heavy chain 12-like isoform X1, with product MEPAPSGDEWDDDIANQYSIEESLQELHKRGGYRPAVKEEGQGESATDNEKVIAAIKAGDEDALCELTVHRHAFEEADKRGWLPIHEAAAQSNTNILKLTFQGKRHSIRLICTIRVASTRTAASLLLSWSSASSPSVCDPVTLRGETPLFLAVDRGLRDNATFLLLNNCSPNTKNLEEDSPIVAAVKNGSCELLSLLIRFGADVNQQGVHRRTALHEAARLGRRDTVDLLLRCGADPDPRSSYGLTPLALAAQCGHTDIVQALLQKGVSVESQALDSASILFEAAASGNPDTIALLLEYGADANVPKYSGHLPIHRAAYRGHLHALKLLIPVTERSAVKESGMSPLHSAAAGGHPQCLALLLQAGYDVNVMLDPHVRRGYDDLRKSALFFAVSNGDLACVQLLLEAGALPNQDPVNSLQVALRLGNHPLISLLLRHGANVNYYCRVNTTHYPSALQYALKDEVVLRMLLGYGYDVQRCFHCPYGDQAHLPADYEGWSSAVIKDTMFCEVITLNCLKDISGKVVRIMLDYVDHVPFCSKLKAVLIQQKQWPEIQQIQQSPRCLKHLCRLQIRGCLGRLRLRAPVFLTFLPLPNRLKDFLLYREYDVRREGPLQGSG from the exons GTGACGAGGACGCCCTGTGCGAGCTGACAGTTCACCGCCACGCGTTTGAGGAAGCGGACAAGCGTGGCTGGCTGCCGATCCACGAGGCTGCAGCCCAGAGCAACACCAACATCTTAAAACTCACCTTCCAAGGCAAGCGGCACTCGATCCGATTGATTTGCACGATCCGTGTTGCTAGCACTAGGACAGCTGCTTCTCTTTTGTTAAGTTGGTCATCAG CCTCCTCCCCCAGTGTGTGCGATCCGGTGACCCTGCGGGGAGAGACCCCCCTGTTCCTGGCTGTGGACCGCGGCCTGAGAGACAACGCCACCTTCCTGCTGCTTAATAACTGCAGCCCCAACACCAAGAACCTGGAGGAGGACTCCCCCATAGTGGCAG CTGTAAAGAACGGCTCCTGTGAGCTGCTCTCTCTGCTGATCCGCTTCGGCGCTGATGTGAACCAGCAGGGGGTGCACCGGCGCACAGCTCTGCACGAGGCGGCTCGGCTGGGCCGCAGGGACACTGTGGACCTGCTCCTCCGCTGCGGAGCTGACCCAGACCCCCGCAGCAGCTACGGGCTCACCCCCCTGGCACTGGCGGCACAGTGTGGGCACACAGACATCGTCCAAGCACTGCTGCAGAAAG GAGTCTCTGTTGAGTCCCAGGCTCTGGACTCTGCCTCCATCCTGTTTGAAGCAGCTGCCTCAGGGAACCCCGACACCATCGCTCTGCTGCTGGAGTACGGAGCCGACGCCAACGTGCCCAAATACTCGGGACACCTGCCCATCCACCGCGCGGCATACCGGGGGCACCTGCA CGCTCTGAAGCTGCTGATCCCAGTGACCGAGCGCTCGGCGGTGAAGGAGAGCGGCATGAGCCCCCTGCACTCTGCAGCCGCGGGGGGGCACCCGCAGTGCCTCGCCCTCCTCCTACAGGCCGGCTACGACGTCAACGTCATGCTGGACCCTCACGTGCGCCGCGGCTATGACGACCTCAGGAAGTCCGCTCTGTTCTTCGCTGTGTCCAACGGGGACCTGGCCTGCGTGCAGCTGCTGCTGGAGGCCGGCGCGCTGCCCAACCAGGACCCCGTCAACAGCCTGCAGGTGGCGCTGCGCCTGGGCAACCACCCGCTCATCAGCCTGCTGCTGCGCCACGGGGCCAACGTGAACTACTACTGCCGCGTGAACACCACGCACTACCCCTCCGCGCTGCAGTACGCGCTGAAGGACGAGGTGGTGCTCAGGATGCTGCTGGGGTACGGGTACGATGTGCAGCGCTGCTTCCACTGCCCGTATGGGGACCAGGCTCACCTGCCTGCAGACTACGAGGGCTGGAGCTCTGCCGTCATCAAGGACACCATG TTCTGTGAGGTAATCACACTGAACTGCCTGAAGGATATCTCGGGGAAGGTTGTGCGGATCATGCTGGATTACGTCGATCACGTTCCATTCTGCTCCAAACTCAAAGCTGTTCTGATTCAACAGAAACAGTGGCCAGAGATCCAACAGATACAGC AGAGCCCACGCTGTCTGAAGCACCTCTGTCGTCTGCAGATCCGCGGCTGTCTGGGTCGACTCCGCCTGCGCGCTCCAGTCTTCTTAACCTTCCTGCCACTTCCTAACCGGCTGAAAGACTTCCTGTTGTACCGGGAGTACGATGTGAGGAGAGAGGGCCCCCTGCAGGGCTCCGGCTGA